CTGTATCAAAAACCTGGTTATCTTGAAAAGAATTTACGATTGATTCCTTATTATTGTTGGGCGAACAGAGATACCGGCGAAATGCGCGTATGGTTAAATGACGGAGGCGAATGATGGCTAACTTAAAAATGACGACACCCCCTAAAGGGTGGAATAGTTGGGATGTTTACGGAGCAAGTGTAACAGAATCAGAAGTCAAAGAAAATGCAGCATACATGGCAGAAAATTTACTTTCTCATGGTTGGGAATATGTCGTCGTTGATATCCAATGGTATGAGCCGACTGCTGATTCCTCTCATTATCACGCTTTCGCTGAATTGAAAATGGACGAATATGGTCGTTTATTACCTGCTGAAAATCGTTTTCCATCTGCTGTAAACGGAGTGGGCTTTAAGAACCTTTCGGATTATGTTCACAGTTTGGGATTAAAGTTCGGCATTCATATAATGAGAGGCATTCCGCGGCAAGCGGTTCATTTGAACGTACCGATTGCCGGAACAAACTTAAGAGCACGGGATATCGCACATGCGAATTCTATTTGTCCATGGAATACCGATATGTATGGGATTGACATGGGCAAAGAAGGGGCACAAGCATATTATGATTCGATTTTTAAGTTATACGCGGAATGGGGCGTTGATTTTATCAAAGTCGATGATATTGCAGATTCAAAATTGTACAGTACGCATTTAGAGGAAATCAAAGCTATTCGAAAGGCAATCGACAAAACGGGGCGGGATATGGTCTTGAGTTTATCACCAGGACCGGCACCGCTAAAATACGGAACGTTCTTCCAGGAATATGCCAACATGTGGCGATTGACCGACGATTTTTGGGACAATTGGGAACAGTTGAAAGACATGTTCACGCGTTGTGCGCAATGGTCCCCGTTTGTTGGACCAGGCTCATGGCCTGATTGTGATATGTTGCCGTTAGGACATATTGGTATTCGCTCTGTTGATGGTGGTGGGGCGGATCGTTTAACGCGCTTTACCAAAGCAGAGCAACGGACAATGATGACATTGTGGTCTATTTTTCGTTCACCGTTAATGCTCGGCTGCGAATTAACCGATTTAGATGACTGGACATTGCACTTACTACGTGAACCAACGCTGAAAATAATGCATCAAGAAGGTCGTAATGCCCGTCAAATCCACAATGAAGATGACTGGGTTGTATGGCAGACAGAAGCAAATGCCACGGTTTATTACGTCATCTTTAATTTGAGCGATACGGAACGTGTTACGCCAACAGAGATTGTCGCACTTGCTAAGTTAAAGAACAGCGAAACCTTAGTTGCACATGATTGTTTAGTCAGTTATTAATGAGAGGATAGGATTATGAAAAAAGTAGGTGCGTTATTGTTACTTAGTTCTGCTCTTTTATCTGCATGCTCCTTTGAAAATTCGAACGTTAAAACAGTCAAACAGGTGTTGGAAAAACCTCAATTTGAAAATACTTCGGTTCATGATCCTTCAGTATGGCTAGATGGGAATGAGAAGTACATTATTGGTTCACATTTACAGTTTGCGAAGTCAAAAGACTTAATGAAGTGGGAAACACTCTCTGAGAGTGTAGCGTCATCTCAACTTTTCGAAGATGTGTTTAAAGAATTTGAGGAAGAATTTTCATACGCACAGACTACTACTTTTTGGGCAAGCGACATTATTCAATTAGAAGACGGTCGTTATTATCTCTACTATTGTTTATGTGAAGGAAGTAGCCCGTTGTCTGTGTTAGGTCTTGCAGTTTCAGATGACATTGAAGGACCGTATGAAAAAGTCGAATCTTTCTTGACGTCTGGACGCGGTCGTTCACCTGACGGGCAACCTTATAATGCAACGATTCATCCAAATGCTATTGATCCGCACGTTTTCTATGATGAAGCAGGCGAATTATGGATGGTTTACGGCTCGTATTCGGGCGGAATTTTCATATTACCTCTGGATAAAACGACCGGCTTACCAACAGAAGAAACTTACGGTACCAAATTACTAGGTGGCAATCATGCACGAATTGAAGCACCTTATATTTTATACAATCAAGAAACGATGTTTTATTATCTCTTTACGTCATTTGGCGGGTTGGATGCAGATGGCTCATATAATATTCGAGTTGCAAGATCCAAGAATCCGGATGGTCCATACGAAGACATGAATAATCAAGATATGATTGATGCTAAAGGTGAAGATGGCACGATTTTTGATGATATTTCGATTGCGCCATACGGAACCAAGGTATTAGGGAATTATTTATGGCAGTATAGCGAAAATGAAGAATATGGTTATGTATCTCCCGGGCATAACTCGGCATATTACGATGAAGAACTAAACCAGTACTTCATACTTTTCCATACACGTTTCCCTGAATCGGGAGAAATGCATGAAGTTCGTGTGCATGCATTATTATTTAACGCGGATGGTTGGCCTGTTATTGCGCCACGTCGTTATGCGGGTGAAAAAATAGAGACAGTATCATACGGTGATGTTCAAGGTGACTATTTAATAATTGAAGATCAAAACACGATTGTTCCAGACACGATTGTGTCGCAAGGCATAACGATTACTAATAAGAAAATTTCAGGTGACTATTCTGGGAAAGTAGAATTAGGTGAACAGGGGCTGGCAACAGTTCAGTTGAACGGAGAAACCGTCAACGGCCACTTTTTACCGCAATGGGATGAATATACAGAAAAACAAACAATGACCTTTACAGGTTTAACTCCAGAAGGTAAAGCCTTCATGATGGTGAGAAAGTAGGGATAGGATGAAGAAGCAATTAATAGAACAAGGGAAAACAGCGCTCGGAATCGAATTTGGATCAACACGTATTAAAGCAGTGTTAATCGGCTTTGATAATCATACTGTACTGGCTTCTGGTTCATTTGACTGGGAGAATAAGCTTGAAAAAGGCTATTGGACATATAGTCTTGAATCTGTTTGGGCAGGTGTACAAACAGCGTATGCGGAGTTGGCAAAAGCAGTGAAAGAGCAATACGATGTTGAACTGACAACGACAGGTGCTCTAGGCTTTTCAGCAATGATGCATGGGTATTTACCATTTGATAAAGATGGCAACCAACTGGCTGCTTTCCGTACATGGCGTAATACTTCTACAGAGCAAGCAGCAATGCTGTTAACTGAGAAATTCAACTTCAACATCCCGCAAAGATGGAGCATTGCGCATCTTTATCAAGCACTATTAAACGAAGAAACACACGTCAAAGACATTGCGCATTTAACAACCTTAGCGGGTTATGTTCACTGGAAATTAACCGGCGAAAAAGTAATGGGTGTTGGTGAAGCGTCCGGCATGTTCCCAATTGACAGCCAAACTGGAACGTATCATGCCGAAATGGTTGACCAGTTCAATGAATTGGTTCCATTTGAATGGAACCTGGAAACCATCTTGCCAACCGTTCTCTCTGCGGGTGAAGCAGCTGGGACGTTGACTGAAGCGGGAGCCTTATTATTGGATCCAACTGGAACGCTTCAAGCAGGTATTCCAATCGCACCGCCTGAAGGGGATGCCGGAACAGGAATGGTCGCAACGAACAGTGTCGCTGAACGAACAGGTAACGTATCAGCTGGAACGTCTGATTTTGCGATGGTTGTGTTAGAAAAAGAACTTGAAAAAGTCCATATGGAAATCGACATGGTTACAACACCTACAGGGAAACCAGTTGCGATGGTTCACTGTAATAACTTTACGTCAGATATTAATGCGTGGGCTGGTTTGTTTGCTGAAACAGCGCGTGCGATTGGTGCTGATGTTGATATGGGACATTTGTATACGACATTATTCGAAAAAGCGATGGAAGCAGATGCTGATTTAGGCGGATTGATGAATATCAACTACTTCTCGGGCGAGCCTATTACAGGCTTTGAAGAAGGCCGTCCACTATTTGTGAGAATGCCGGACAGCCGCTTAACTTTAGCGAACTTTATGCGCACACAAATCTATTCTGCACTTGGAACTCTTAAAATCGGGATGGATATTTTAACAAAAGAAGAAAAAGTGAAACTAGATAATTTATTAGGTCATGGTGGCTTCTTTAAAACGGAACGTGTCGGCCAACAAATCATGGCTGATGCGATGGAAGTGTCTGTCTCACTTATGGAGACAGCAGGTGAGGGCGGTCCATGGGGTATGGCTCTATTGGCTGCTTACTTAGTAAATAAAGAATCCGGGGAATCGTTGGAGAAATACTTAGATACAAAAGTATTTGCAGGAAATAAAGGGTCAACATTAGCTCCAGATCCAACGGGTGTTGCCAGCTTTAATGATTTTATGGTGCAATACCGTGAAGCATTACATATTGAGCGGGCAGCAATTAAACATATGCGGTAGGGAAAAAAGAAGAAATGGGGGCAAATCTCATTTCTTCTTTTTATTGTCAGAAACAGAGCCGAATCCAAAGTATTTTTGCGCTTTGTAGCAACTGTTTGTTTGCTTTACCAAATTACTATTTTTCTAGCGTTGGATATGCTATGGTCAGCTAATAAAATAAATAAAAAAGGGGTTAAGAAATGTTTGATAAAGTAAGCAAATTACCAGCAGGCTTGTTCTTGGTTCCATTATTACTTAGTGCACTTCTTTATACTATTTGGCCAGAAATGGTGCATATTGGCGGGTTAACTGAAGCTCTGTTTTCCGGTGATTATATGAACTTTATTCTTGGAGCCTTGTGTTTCTATTCGGGTACCGGAATCGATTTAAAAAAACTTGTAAATATTTTGAAACGTCAAGGCGTTCTCCTCGTTGTAAAACTGATTATCAGTGTTGCCCTTGGGTTTGTATTAATTAAGGCACTTGGAACAGATGGGCTGTTCGGCTTGAGTACAATGGCAATGGTCGTTGGGATCGCAAGCTTAAACCCCGCTGTTTACTTGTCGCTAGTAAATGAATATGGTAAAAAAGAAGATGCTGCAGCAATGGGTCTAATTGGTTTGTTTAGTATTCCGGTTGTTCCAATGTTGACGTATAGTCTGGCATCGGCAGCTGGTGCGGAATTGGATTGGATGCCTGTTCTTTCCTCATTAATTCCGATCGCAGTTGGGATGTTGCTTGGAAACTTAGATAAGAAATTTGCAACATTATTTGCTCCGGGTGTAAGTGTGTTGTTGCCAATTCTTGGTTGGAATATCGGACAAGGGATCAACTTCTTGGAAGTTGCCAAAGCTGGTATTTTAGGTCTCCTCTTAGTTGTTATTTATTACATCGCAATGCTTCCTATTTACTTTGTTGATAAGCGCATATTGAAACAAGATGGAATTGCAGCAGTGGGCATGTTATCTGTTGCAGGAGTGTCGGTTTCAACGCCCGCAGCCTTAGCAGCAGCGTTTCCTGTTTTACAACCGTACGTTGCAAATGCAATGGGACAAATTTTGACGGCAGTGGTCGTTACCAGCGTAGTGACATCTTTTATTGTAAAGAAAATTTATACTTCAACCTATAAAAAATAAGTTAGTTAATAAGCTTGGCTAGTTTGAGAACCTGTGTTACTATTCTACATGTAGTATGCATATACCTACATTTAAAATTTAAAATACAAAATATAGTACCGCGATAAAAAGTGGCATTTAATGCCTTAATAGGGAATCCAGTGAAAAGCTGGAGCTGCCCCCGCAACTGTTAGTGTGGACGAAATAGCAAACCACTGTGTTTTCTTTTTAGAAGAAAACATGGGAAGGGCTAAAGTAGGATGATACATGAGCCAGGAGACCTGCCTTTTATTGTAGTTTCTATTTTTCGGGGATGAAAAAGATGAAACGGTGGGCTCTCTAAATAGGGAATTCTATCGTTTTTTGCCGTTCATTCCACATGAACGGTTTTTTTGTATCCAAAAATATAAAGGAGCGAAAAAAATGGAAAAGAAAGTAACGATTTATAGCAAGCCTGGGTGCGGTCAATGTATGTTTACTAAAAAATATCTCGATAAAAGTAAGGTCTCTTATTTCGAAAAGAATATTTCTGAAAACCCGGATTGGGCAGAAGAAGTTAAAGCACTCGGTTTCCAAACTTTGCCTGTCATTGTGATTGAAGGAGAAGAACCGTTTACGGGTTACCAACCACAGAAGTTGGATGCGTTGGTAATTTAAATGCCGAAATTAGCTTATTTCTCAGTTACAGGACAAACCAGACGTTTTATTGCGAAGTTGCCACATATCGAAAGTGTTGAAATCACCGTAACGAATCCGTTTATTAAAATGGATGAACCTTTCATATTAGTCGTTCCAACCTATGTTTCAGAGGTTACGGAACCGGTGAATGATTTTTTAGAAACCGGAGAAAATGCCCGGTTGTGTTTGGGGTTATTTGGTGGTGGGAACCGCAATTTTGCTGATTTATATTGCTTTACGGTTCATGATTTGGAGCAACAATATGGGTTACCCGTACTGCATGAATTCGAGTTTCAAGGTAGCGATTATGACGTTCAGAAATTAGAAAGTGAGTTGGATAGAATGAGTCAGAAAACGAAACGAGTCAGTTACTTTAATTTAAATAACGAAGTGAATATTCCTGTGGATGGAATGATTCCTTTACACAAAGATAAGGAAGCCGTTCGTGCTTATTTTTTGGAAGAAATTAATATGAATACGGTCTTCTTCTATACCTTAGAAGAAAAGTTGGGGTACTTAGTTCGTGAAGACTATATCGACGGAGAAATGCTTGAGAATTATTCCGATGCATTTATAAAAGAGATATTCCAAAAAGTGTACGCGCACAAGTTCCGCTTTAAGAGCTTTATGGCAGCTTATAAATTTTATACCCAATATGCGTTGAAAACGAACGATGGCGCGAAATATTTGGAACGCTATGAAGATCGTGTCGTGTTCAACGCACTATTTTTGGCAAATGGTGATGAGCAGCTGGCCCGCGATATTGCGGAAGAAATGATTACGCAACGTTACCAACCAGCAACGCCTACTTTCTTAAATGCAGGAAAAAAACGGCGTGGAGAACTGGTGTCCTGTTTCTTGATTGATTTAGATGATTCGATGTTGTCAATCGGACGCGGGATAAACTCGTCCTTGCAATTGTCTCGTAAAGGTGGCGGGGTGGGAGTAAACCTATCCAACCTGCGTGAAGCCGGAGCACCGATTAAGAAGATTGAGAATGCTTCATCCGGTGTTGTACCGGTCATGAAACTTTTGGAAGACAGTTTCAGTTACAGTAACCAATTAGGGCAACGTAACGGAGCAGGAGCTGTTTATCTGAACGTTTTCCACCCGGATATTTACGCGTTTTTATCGACTAAGAAGGAAAATGCGGATGAAAAAATCCGTGTAAAAACGTTGTCTCTTGGCCTTGTCGTGCCGGATAAGTACTATGAATTATTGAAAACAAACCGCCCAATGTATTTATTCAGTCCGTATGATGTCGAGCGCGCTTATGGTAAGCCCTTCTCCTATATCGACATTACTGAAAAGTACGATGAAATGGTCGCAAACGATGCTATCAGCAAAACGAAAATTAATGCACGTGAGCTTGAGCAAGAGATTTCTCGTTTACAACAAGAATCCGGTTATCCGTATATTATCAATATTGATACGGTAAATCGTGCGAATCCTGTTGCAGGCAAAGTGATTATGAGTAACTTGTGTAGTGAGATTTTTCAACCGCAAGAGCCGTCCATCCTAAATGATGATTTGTCTTACAACGTAACGGGTACGGATATTAGTTGTAATCTCGGTTCAACGAATATTCCCAACATCTTGACGTCTCCTAATTTTGGGAAATCGATTGAAGTGGCGGTCCGTGCGCTAACAACAGTGACGGAGCATACGGCAATCAATGAAGTCCCAACGATTAAAAAAGGGAACGATTTGTACCATACAATCGGACTAGGAGCGATGGGTCTTCATACCGCATTTGCGCGTAATCAAATGGCATACGGAACACCGGAATCACTGGAATTTACGGATGCATATTTTAGATCCTTAAATTATTATTCGCTATTAGCAAGTAATAAAATAGCCAAAGAAAAAGGACAGGCGTTCCATAATTTTGAAAAATCAAAATATGCGGACGGCAGTTACTTTGATGCTTATTTAGAAAATGAATTCGCCTTCCAATCAGAAAAGGTTGCAGCTATTTTCAAAAATGTTGGAATTCCTTCTCGAGCTGATTGGGAAGAATTGAAGCAAGCGATTCAAACACATGGTCTTTACCATCGTAATCGCCTAGCAATTGCCCCAAACGGATCGATTTCTTATATCAATGAAACGAGTGCGTCCTTGCATCCAATCACACAACGAATTGAGCACCGTCAAGAAAAGACAGTAGGGGCTATTTTCTATCCAGCGCCTTATTTGTCAAATGAGACAATGCCGTATTACACCTCAGCATTTGATATGGATCAACGTCAAATCATTGATGTATACGCTGCGGCACAACCGCATATTGATCAAGGTATGAGCTTAACGTTATTTATGCGCTCACAAATTCCTGAAGGTCTTTATGAGTGGAAAATAGGCAAACCAGCTGCCATGACAACACGCGACTTAAATCGACTACGTAATTATGCCTTTTCAAAAGGGATTAAATCCTTGTACTATGTACGCACCTATACCGATGATGGTGAAATAATTGGCGCGAATTCATGTGAAAGTTGTATGGTTTAGGAGGAAGATAAAATGAGTTATGTAGCAATTGATTGGAATAAATTAGAAGATGAATTAGATAAGCATACATGGGAAAAGTTAACGTCCCAATTTTGGTTGGATACACGTATACCTGTCTCGAATGATTTGGATGACTGGCGCAGCTTAACCGATGAAGAGCGCGATGTTGTGAACAAAGCATTTGGGGGCTTAACGCTTTTGGATACCTTGCAATCAGAAGAAGGCGCGAATGTCATGCGGGATGCAGTCCGGACACAGCATGAAGAAGCGGTCCTAAATAATATCTTATTTATGGAGTCTGTTCATGCGAAAAGTTATAGTACGATTTTTATTTCATTAAATAACAACCGCAAAATCGAAGAAATTTTCGAATGGACCAATTCAAATGAAACGTTGCAATATAAGGCGAAACGAATCAATGACATTTATCAAAATGGCACGCCGTTGCAAAAGAAAATCGCCAGTGTCTTTCTGGAATCATTCTTATTTTACAGTGGATTTTATACGCCGTTATGGTATTTAGGTAATAACCTACTACCAAACGTTGCAGAAATTATTAAATTAATCATCCGCGATGAATCGGTTCATGGAACGTACCTGGGTTATAAATTCCAATTGGGCTATAACCAATTAGATGAAGATGAGCAAGCTGAAATCCGCGATTGGATGTATGAACTGCTTTATGACTTAATGGAAAACGAATTGTTGTATACGGAAGAAGTGTATGATCAAATCGGCTGGACAAATGAGGTCAAAACGTTTGTAAAATACAATGCGAATAAAGCTTTGCAAAATTTGGGATTTGAACCATTTTTCCCAGATGCCAGTGCAGAACAGGTCAATCCCATTGTCATGAATGGCTTATCAACAGATACAACTAATCATGACTTCTTCTCACAAGTCGGTTCGGGTTACTTGATGGGGAATGTTGAAGCGATGGATGATGACGATTACGATTTTTAACTGAATAATATGCGACAAACCGCTCACTCAAAACGGGATTTTCGTTTTGAGTGAGCGGTTTTTTATATAAGGCATTATGAGCGGTAAGTGACAAGAATTGTTAAGAATGACAGTATTTTTCGGACGGTATAAATAGTATACTAATTTGTAGGAGAATGTATCCGATTACAATAATGAATAAAGTGAAGGTGGAAAAATGGCATTAGCAGTATTTGACATTGGTGGAACAGCAGTTAAATATGGCATTTGGTCGGACGACCAAATCGAGCAACAAGATAAATTTCAAACACCTGATAATTGGGAACAAATGAAGGTGGAATTAAGCCGAATATTTAACGCTTTACAAGAAAAAACAACAGAAAAATTCAGTGGGGCGGCATTTTCTTGCCCGGGTGCAGTAGATTCAGAAGCGGGTGTTATTAACGGCTTCAGTGCTGTTCCATACATTCATAACATTCCTATTCAAACGGAATTAAGTGAATTACTAGGAGTACCTGTTTCAATCGAGAATGATGCCAATTGTGCAGCGCTTGCCGAAGTGGCCTACGGTGCGGCGCGAGATGTTGATAACGCATTGTTTATTGTTATTGGCTCTGGTATCGGCGGAGCGGTTATTATCAACAAAGAGTTAATAAAAGGTAAGAATTTATTCGGTGGAGAGTTTGGGTTTATGCTGTTGGAAGGAGACGCTTCGTTCAGTGATTTAGCGAGTCCGGTTCGCGCTGCAAGACTGTACACAGAAGAATTAGGATTGCCGAAAGGAACGATTTCTGGGAAAGAATTATTTACCCGTGCCGAGGAGGGAGAGCCCATCGCCGTGCGTTATGTGGAAAATTTGAAAAACAATTTGGCAAGGGGCATTCATACACTTTTAGTAGCTTTGAATCCGGAGAAAGTTGTAATTGGTGGCGCGATTTCAGCGCGTAAAGAACTAATTCCAGAAGTAACGGAGCGCATTCATCACTTGCTCAAAAAAACGAATGCAACAGATGTGGAAGTGAATGTGGTTCCTTGTCAGTACAACAACGACGCGAATTTAATGGGAGCCGTCGTCGCTTTCGATAAACGCTAAAAGCCTGTCTGTTTGGAGTCGTATTTTCTTTTAAAACATGCAGGAAGTAAATGAAAAAAACTAAAATGCTATAAAAAAGGAAAGAGGTTGGGGCCAACCACTTTCCTTTTTTTGTAGTAATGTATCTCACCTGCGCACTCAAACGTAAAAATAGATTTGAGTGCGCAGTTTCAGCAAGATTCCGCGCCCTCAAACGTAAAAATGGATTTGAGTGCGCAAGCAGCTTAGTCCAGAATCAGTAATTTTACTAAACATCATCTATCTCATCCAAAATTACATAACTAAATCTTCAGCGTCTACAATCTCGATGCCAGCCATGGATCCAGTACCATGATAGTGAGTGTTATTTTCTTTATCCCACAGTTCCAACTCGATGGTGCCTGATACGCCTTCTTTAATCGTCTTATCCATGCCGCTTAGAACGGGTGCTTGCAAATTACCCATATGCTCGGCCTTTCCGAAAATCTTAACTTTGGCTTTACTATTTTCCATCGTCACCAAAATGGTATCATTAGACGGTAGCGATAGTTTTATTTTACTGTTGTTGTAAGTAGCAAAACGGTATTCTTTGCCATTCAATTGAATATTGGAAATGAAACCCAAAAAGTCACGCACGTAAAAAGGAATGTAAGCCATAGAAAAGAAGAGGCTGGTGTCCGGTTCCTCAAAGTGATTACTTTGGAGCCATACATAGTTTTTAGGGAATTTCGTTCCCCAATCTTTTTCGATATAACCTTTCCCATTGGAGAAGGCAACGATGCGACCGTTTATTTCCAGACTGCCGTCTAGATAATGATTC
This genomic interval from Jeotgalibaca porci contains the following:
- a CDS encoding glycoside hydrolase family 27 protein gives rise to the protein MANLKMTTPPKGWNSWDVYGASVTESEVKENAAYMAENLLSHGWEYVVVDIQWYEPTADSSHYHAFAELKMDEYGRLLPAENRFPSAVNGVGFKNLSDYVHSLGLKFGIHIMRGIPRQAVHLNVPIAGTNLRARDIAHANSICPWNTDMYGIDMGKEGAQAYYDSIFKLYAEWGVDFIKVDDIADSKLYSTHLEEIKAIRKAIDKTGRDMVLSLSPGPAPLKYGTFFQEYANMWRLTDDFWDNWEQLKDMFTRCAQWSPFVGPGSWPDCDMLPLGHIGIRSVDGGGADRLTRFTKAEQRTMMTLWSIFRSPLMLGCELTDLDDWTLHLLREPTLKIMHQEGRNARQIHNEDDWVVWQTEANATVYYVIFNLSDTERVTPTEIVALAKLKNSETLVAHDCLVSY
- a CDS encoding glycoside hydrolase family 43 protein, coding for MKKVGALLLLSSALLSACSFENSNVKTVKQVLEKPQFENTSVHDPSVWLDGNEKYIIGSHLQFAKSKDLMKWETLSESVASSQLFEDVFKEFEEEFSYAQTTTFWASDIIQLEDGRYYLYYCLCEGSSPLSVLGLAVSDDIEGPYEKVESFLTSGRGRSPDGQPYNATIHPNAIDPHVFYDEAGELWMVYGSYSGGIFILPLDKTTGLPTEETYGTKLLGGNHARIEAPYILYNQETMFYYLFTSFGGLDADGSYNIRVARSKNPDGPYEDMNNQDMIDAKGEDGTIFDDISIAPYGTKVLGNYLWQYSENEEYGYVSPGHNSAYYDEELNQYFILFHTRFPESGEMHEVRVHALLFNADGWPVIAPRRYAGEKIETVSYGDVQGDYLIIEDQNTIVPDTIVSQGITITNKKISGDYSGKVELGEQGLATVQLNGETVNGHFLPQWDEYTEKQTMTFTGLTPEGKAFMMVRK
- a CDS encoding xylulokinase → MKKQLIEQGKTALGIEFGSTRIKAVLIGFDNHTVLASGSFDWENKLEKGYWTYSLESVWAGVQTAYAELAKAVKEQYDVELTTTGALGFSAMMHGYLPFDKDGNQLAAFRTWRNTSTEQAAMLLTEKFNFNIPQRWSIAHLYQALLNEETHVKDIAHLTTLAGYVHWKLTGEKVMGVGEASGMFPIDSQTGTYHAEMVDQFNELVPFEWNLETILPTVLSAGEAAGTLTEAGALLLDPTGTLQAGIPIAPPEGDAGTGMVATNSVAERTGNVSAGTSDFAMVVLEKELEKVHMEIDMVTTPTGKPVAMVHCNNFTSDINAWAGLFAETARAIGADVDMGHLYTTLFEKAMEADADLGGLMNINYFSGEPITGFEEGRPLFVRMPDSRLTLANFMRTQIYSALGTLKIGMDILTKEEKVKLDNLLGHGGFFKTERVGQQIMADAMEVSVSLMETAGEGGPWGMALLAAYLVNKESGESLEKYLDTKVFAGNKGSTLAPDPTGVASFNDFMVQYREALHIERAAIKHMR
- a CDS encoding 2-keto-3-deoxygluconate permease, which encodes MFDKVSKLPAGLFLVPLLLSALLYTIWPEMVHIGGLTEALFSGDYMNFILGALCFYSGTGIDLKKLVNILKRQGVLLVVKLIISVALGFVLIKALGTDGLFGLSTMAMVVGIASLNPAVYLSLVNEYGKKEDAAAMGLIGLFSIPVVPMLTYSLASAAGAELDWMPVLSSLIPIAVGMLLGNLDKKFATLFAPGVSVLLPILGWNIGQGINFLEVAKAGILGLLLVVIYYIAMLPIYFVDKRILKQDGIAAVGMLSVAGVSVSTPAALAAAFPVLQPYVANAMGQILTAVVVTSVVTSFIVKKIYTSTYKK
- a CDS encoding glutaredoxin domain-containing protein — its product is MEKKVTIYSKPGCGQCMFTKKYLDKSKVSYFEKNISENPDWAEEVKALGFQTLPVIVIEGEEPFTGYQPQKLDALVI
- the nrdE gene encoding class 1b ribonucleoside-diphosphate reductase subunit alpha — its product is MPKLAYFSVTGQTRRFIAKLPHIESVEITVTNPFIKMDEPFILVVPTYVSEVTEPVNDFLETGENARLCLGLFGGGNRNFADLYCFTVHDLEQQYGLPVLHEFEFQGSDYDVQKLESELDRMSQKTKRVSYFNLNNEVNIPVDGMIPLHKDKEAVRAYFLEEINMNTVFFYTLEEKLGYLVREDYIDGEMLENYSDAFIKEIFQKVYAHKFRFKSFMAAYKFYTQYALKTNDGAKYLERYEDRVVFNALFLANGDEQLARDIAEEMITQRYQPATPTFLNAGKKRRGELVSCFLIDLDDSMLSIGRGINSSLQLSRKGGGVGVNLSNLREAGAPIKKIENASSGVVPVMKLLEDSFSYSNQLGQRNGAGAVYLNVFHPDIYAFLSTKKENADEKIRVKTLSLGLVVPDKYYELLKTNRPMYLFSPYDVERAYGKPFSYIDITEKYDEMVANDAISKTKINARELEQEISRLQQESGYPYIINIDTVNRANPVAGKVIMSNLCSEIFQPQEPSILNDDLSYNVTGTDISCNLGSTNIPNILTSPNFGKSIEVAVRALTTVTEHTAINEVPTIKKGNDLYHTIGLGAMGLHTAFARNQMAYGTPESLEFTDAYFRSLNYYSLLASNKIAKEKGQAFHNFEKSKYADGSYFDAYLENEFAFQSEKVAAIFKNVGIPSRADWEELKQAIQTHGLYHRNRLAIAPNGSISYINETSASLHPITQRIEHRQEKTVGAIFYPAPYLSNETMPYYTSAFDMDQRQIIDVYAAAQPHIDQGMSLTLFMRSQIPEGLYEWKIGKPAAMTTRDLNRLRNYAFSKGIKSLYYVRTYTDDGEIIGANSCESCMV
- the nrdF gene encoding class 1b ribonucleoside-diphosphate reductase subunit beta yields the protein MSYVAIDWNKLEDELDKHTWEKLTSQFWLDTRIPVSNDLDDWRSLTDEERDVVNKAFGGLTLLDTLQSEEGANVMRDAVRTQHEEAVLNNILFMESVHAKSYSTIFISLNNNRKIEEIFEWTNSNETLQYKAKRINDIYQNGTPLQKKIASVFLESFLFYSGFYTPLWYLGNNLLPNVAEIIKLIIRDESVHGTYLGYKFQLGYNQLDEDEQAEIRDWMYELLYDLMENELLYTEEVYDQIGWTNEVKTFVKYNANKALQNLGFEPFFPDASAEQVNPIVMNGLSTDTTNHDFFSQVGSGYLMGNVEAMDDDDYDF
- a CDS encoding ROK family protein; its protein translation is MALAVFDIGGTAVKYGIWSDDQIEQQDKFQTPDNWEQMKVELSRIFNALQEKTTEKFSGAAFSCPGAVDSEAGVINGFSAVPYIHNIPIQTELSELLGVPVSIENDANCAALAEVAYGAARDVDNALFIVIGSGIGGAVIINKELIKGKNLFGGEFGFMLLEGDASFSDLASPVRAARLYTEELGLPKGTISGKELFTRAEEGEPIAVRYVENLKNNLARGIHTLLVALNPEKVVIGGAISARKELIPEVTERIHHLLKKTNATDVEVNVVPCQYNNDANLMGAVVAFDKR
- a CDS encoding tocopherol cyclase family protein codes for the protein MRKDRNLFQGNLNKKNYFEGWYYKQVSTNGKTAISFIPGISLHASDPHCFVQYIIVDETLENDIATGYVRFPVESFVWNDEPFAVKIEDNFFSESLVSVHLESATDIISGNLKLGPLTPIESTVLRPTIMGPFAYIPKMECYHGVTSMNHYLDGSLEINGRIVAFSNGKGYIEKDWGTKFPKNYVWLQSNHFEEPDTSLFFSMAYIPFYVRDFLGFISNIQLNGKEYRFATYNNSKIKLSLPSNDTILVTMENSKAKVKIFGKAEHMGNLQAPVLSGMDKTIKEGVSGTIELELWDKENNTHYHGTGSMAGIEIVDAEDLVM